The Juglans microcarpa x Juglans regia isolate MS1-56 chromosome 2D, Jm3101_v1.0, whole genome shotgun sequence DNA window ataaaagtaattctaAGGAAAAAATTAGGTCAAATCATAAGAAAGACAAAGATTTCTTGCcatttcaaacttaaaaatttcgaaagaaaaaatccatccaaacatcccaacatataaataaaatgacaataaaAACACATCAAACTAAATGAGAACATAGCAAGAATTTCTTGGTCGAATATTGCACCTTTAGAGAAATACTTTTACGTTGataacatgcatatacataacGTAAAAGACAAATGTAAAAGACATATAACTAACGTGTCAagaattttttccttcaatatccTACACTTTTTTTTAGGTCTTCCAGACTTAATACTtagaattacaaaaatttaaaccaaaactcataacatgtaaatagatatgttatatatatgtctcaAACATGTgtatgagatataaaattccaaatatgaaaaatgttggTATGCGtataggaaaacaaaaaaacctcAACAGAAAGGAACTATGTGCATTGATTTATCTAGAGATtcacaatagaagaaaaaataattacatgtaaaaaacagcaacaacaaaaatatgaaaatatgttgACATTTCAAATAACAGAACAATACAGTCAAAGTAAAATAACAGAATCGATATTAAATTTTGACATCTAAGAAAGAAATGATAACAATAGTAAGAAATAAACTAGACATTTAGAAacttacaaaacaaaacaagaaaataaataaagttatgaGTGGACTCCTGGACATGATTCCATCAAATATATGAATCTAtctagaaatgaaaaaatatcacctaaactgaaaagaaatttgacaaTGACAACTAAAATACTAGCCCATACATAAACCATAGACAAAAAAATAACCCCAAACAGAACACCAGATCACAGAAAGTAAACgctctacaaaaaaaaattacaagtatagaaaaacataaaacaaaaacaaaattttatctacatatttgaaaatgttttccatatgtataggaaaaaaataatcaacaccGATACATTTATGTACAAATCCacaagaaaaggaggaaaaaaattcacaaacagatcaactaaaaagaaaaaaattagataaaaccACAAATAAGTAACTGTGATGCACATCTACCATGTAAtacataaatcttataaaatagattaaataaacaaaatagatttcattGGCATCAAGAATGTCTCCATCTTACAGATTATGTAAAATAAACATAgacaataggaaaaaaaaattaaaaaaaaaaaaaaacccagctGCCATGAAAATTTGTTATCAACAAACCACAAATAAACATAACGACTCAGACTTTAGCATAACCTCTTCAAATATTTGAACATCTACTCAGAtctaaacacaaaacaaaatcagagaTATACCAAGtacaaataaatacaacaaatcATCTTTGATCCGTCCGTAGAAACCGCAAAGGTAACAGAAAACCCACACAAATAAAATCATTcagagatataaaaaaaaaattgagctaACTGTGATGCACATCTACCATGAAATACATAAACCTTACAAAATagattaagtaaaaaaatagatttcattaCCATCAACAATCTATCCATCTTacagattatataaaatgaataaacccaacagaaaaaaaattaaaaaataaactagcaGCGATGAAACTTTGTCatcaaaaaatcacaaataaacatAACTACCCAGACTTCACTATAACCTCTTGAAATATTTCAAGATCTAGCCACatctaaagacaaaaaaaaaatcaccgaTATACCAAGTACAAACAAATACAAGAAGTCATCTTCGATTGGTGCGTACAAAACACAAACGTAACAGAATACCCAAACATATAAACCATCCAcagatttaaaaagaaataccaTATCAACTACCCAAACATATAAACCATtcacagatttaaaaaaaaaataccatatcaacaaagcaaaaaacccaaaaaaaatttagcCAAGTACGAAGCCACCTGATGAGAGGCAAAATGTGGATGGCTTCTTCGTGTTGATCTGGCTGACACAAGCACAAAGCTACTTTCCATAGTCTAATGGTGAGATTTTGATGCACttgaaagaaaaggagaaagaaagggaaCGGGGATGGAGACGATGAAGACTCTACGCTTAGGGTTTGGTTGGTAAGAGCAGTCGGTGGGGatgggggaaaaaaaacccTGAAGGTAGGCTGTGATATACATAGCTCGGCTGTGCTTAcacagagatagagagagagagagagggagagagagaaaccgagagagagagacgaaacCCTTAGGGTTTGCTTCGAGAGACAGCTtcgagagagagaccgagagagagagaagaagatgaggggGCGGCGAAAGGAAGAAATGGAGAATGCGATGTATTTATACCCCTTGTCAATGGTAGGGTTCCTTCGTCTCAAAACGACACCGTGTGAGATCTATCTGTTTCTATACACTAATACCcgtgaattgaaaaataaaacaaaaaaaaaaagatagtttaaaacaaaaaaaaaaaaatttacattacttattacaaatatatttcaaagttaaaattttaccttataataaattatattaaatttattgataaacataaatttctaaaaacatcaaTTTCACTATTCTACAAGTTTTATTtgcactgaaaaaaaaaactcttctaaatatatagttaattttacttacataaGATGATAGttgttcataaaattttatttacatatgaaTTTGAGTTTACATAAACTGTGCTATTGGTGCTATTGGTATTTTTTCCCCTAGGtttcaaatgattaaaaaaaaattttcatataaaaagaatattgccatttcaaacttaaaatattttacaattaacactTTTATATGTCAAAAAAAGATTAATACAGTATACATATGCGTcagaaacaaataaatgttcacgcctcaaaaaaatttcatgccCATATTTTCGActtaaaacatctcaaattttaagttgaaaacaattaaattcaacttaaaattcaaattaactaTTTCATACTCATAACatagaaaatttaattataaaataactccTCACAATACATGTTATAAAcatattatgcataaaatttataattacactatgACAACTTATAAAAAGTAAGTCTTAACTTCAGAATGTATTCGACCAACTTCTATAATCGTCGAGCATTGGAATGTAACTATCAAAGCAACTGAATGGATTTTGCTCCTATTATGACCAATTCTATTGACACTAAAGTTTGCCATATTGGTCGAATAAATAGGGACATACATTTTACATATAGAGCGTATTTTTAACTGTATAATATAGTTGTATAACTATTTCATCCAGTTAACCTATGTGATTATTCATTCAACCAATATGTCAAACTCTATTCTAAATTGGCAAGACGAAAGATCCAAACAAAACCCATTCAACTACTTCCACAAGTAGATAGAAATGCTCGATGATTATAAAAGTTGGTCGCATATGCCTCAAAGTTATACTTCATTTCTTGtaagttattatgttatagttataaactttatacatatcacatgtataatatgtaatgagatagtcacttattatagttacatttgaatataaaatattattacattatattctaatatgtttttgttgctttatttaacaaaacacaaaatattattacaataattatgtgatgttatataatatctttctttACAACAGGGATTTTGCTCTTCTCACTTTCTGCTTTTTTTCCTATTCGTTGTTCGCTTCTATTTCTGCTGACCTTTTATTTGCCAGTATCTCCGGGTATGTATTACTtctgttcatacaaataaatgttattaTTCTATATCTTATAAGATTTATTGCATTTTTATAGTATAAGATATATTTATGTACGTTATCAATGTTGATAATTGTACTGTTTAGTTTTTCCATTCTTCTTTTTGTGCtttgtattttatgtgtttaaCAAATTGTTATTAATCTTCTGTTAGTTTGTAAGATTGCTGAGCATTCCTACCTTGTAATAAAAATGCCGACTGGTAGGTCAATCTTATTTACAAAAAAGTTAAATACTTATTAAaacttttgtaattaatttatatctaacattatttaaaattaacttctgaagaagatggagaaaatGCTACCAAAAAGAATTGGTACAATTCTCAAtcagaggaaaagagagaagaaatacGCCGAAAGAAGAGACAAAGGTATGCTGagctaaaacaaaatcaaaataagagaaatcaaTTGGAAAAAACATCCCATCATATTTTATCTCACACTTCAAGAGATGATGGAATTGTTTCTATAAGAGAAATTGGATCTTCTTCAAACACTCGCGATTCTGACAATactataaaatacaaataaatctGCTCCTGAAAGGTTAAGGCCTTGTACCTCTAATAGTATTGTCAACATTCCAACAGGTAATACTTGTTTTAGACAAGTACTGAAAACTATCTTTTTGGAGCCATACCATCTACCATCAGTTACTTCATGTCAATATTGTGGAGcaaaaagattttatcatgagccaaatggattttgttgtgctgaTGGGACAATAGCATTGACTTGTACTCGGATTTCAGACGAGCTTTATCAACTGTTTACTTCTGATTGTATTGAGTCTGAAAATTTCCgtacatacgtacgtacatacaataataaatttgctttcacatcttttggagttaaatttgataCAAACTTATGCAGAAGAAACAGAGGAATTTACACATTTAGAGTTCAAGGACAGATATATCACTACATTAACAATCTAATCCCTGAAGATGGACAGCCTTCGTATTTACAACTATATTTCTATGACACTGAACATGAGCTAAacaaccatataaataatgcgGAAAGATTGGATGCTTCTATCATTGTTAAGTTGATGAGTATACTTAATGTTAATCCATATTGTCGTTTCTTCCGAACACTGAACAATATTCCAAATCTACAAAACCATACAATCCGTATAAGATCAGATGTTGATCTAGACCAGCGTGTTTACAATGCTCCATCAGTATCACAAGTTGCAGCTATATGGATAGAAACTGACACATGTACTGAACAAAAAGGCCGAGATATTATTGTCTTCAACCAAGCAGGTGGTAGTCATATTGTTCAGTATTATTTTAGTTGTTATGATCCATTACAATATCCACTACTGTTTCCTTTCGGCGACTCGGGTTGGCACCaaggaattaaaaaaatcaaaagaggaTCAATATCATTAAACACTCAAACATTAGAAGCCTGTTCTGTTGAACATTCAAATAGCGCAGAAGAATTTCTTCGGAACGAACAAATACtgatggaaaaaaagaagaaattgccAACAGTTTTTTgtcgtgaatattattgttttaaactaCAAATGAGAGACACATatagatcaattttattattatctggcCGTTTGCtacaacaatttgttgttgacatgtacattaaaatagaaacatcgagattagattatttccgttcaaaacaacatgaaattaaatCAGATGTATATCAAGGCATTGTAGATAGTATTTCAATTGGAGAAACTAATGGTTCTAAGATTGGAAAATGCATTATCTTACCTTCatcttttattggaggtccaagagatatGCGTAAAAGATACatggaagcaatggctttagttcAACGTTTCGGCAAACCTGACATTTTCTTGACTATGATATGCAATCCAAACTGGAATGAAATCTTAGAACAACTgaaaccacatgaagaagttcaAAATCGTCCTGATTTAATTGCAAGAATCTTTAGAGCAAAGttagaagatttaaaaaatgatctgttcaaacaacaaatttttgGCAAAATTGCAGCATATGTTTACACTATTGAACATCAAAAAAGAGGCTTACCTCACGTTCATTTCCTAATTATACTTCAGAGAGATTGGAGAATTTATGCCCCTgaaacttttgatgaaattgtttcagCAGAAATACTTGATAAAACAAGTAATTTACACTTGTATAAGGCTGTGGTTAAACATATGATCTATGGTCCTTGCGGAGTATTGAATCCAACGaatatatgcatgaaaaaaaatggtatttgtaaaaatcaatacCCCAAAGAATTTGCACCTACAACAACTATTGGAACTGCTTGTTTTCCACTGTATAGGCGTCGGAACAACGGAATCACTGCTAAAATTAGAGGACAAATTTTAGACAACCGATGGGTCGTTCCTTACAATCCATACCTTCTTTCCAAATATAATTGTCATATTAACGTTGAAATTTGTTCTACAATTAAAgctgttaaatatttgtataaatatatttataaaggaCACGATCGCATTGCtttcaatattataaatgaagaaaataatgaacaaattgatgaaatcaaacaatttcaaacagcCAGATGGATTACTCCACCGGAAGcaatgtggagaatatatggtttcacacttaatgaaatgtatccatcagTTTATAGTTTACATTTACACCTTGAGAATCAACATTTAGTATCTTTTCGTGCACGCCAAAATCTAAACACTGTTCTAAACTCAAGTCTGTCGAATAGATCAAtgttaacacaatttttttataggaatgaAATCGACGAAAATGCCCGAAACTTGTTATATAGAGAATTTCCtgaaaaatttgtttggaatccagaatataaaatttggaccccaagaaagaaacaaattgTTATAGGTCGAATTATTACAGCTAATCCATTTGAAGGTGAAAGATATTATTTGCGGATACTATTAAATCACATTAGAGGACCAACATCgtttgagaaattaagaacaGTTAATGGCATCGTCCTGCCAACATATCGCGAAGCAGCTACTTCACATGGTTTATTAGATAAAGATAGCAGTCTCGAAGATTGTTTAGAAGAAGCCTGTCTATATCAAATACCAAATAGTTTAAGACgtcttttctcaacaattttagcatattgcaatCCTACAAATCCAAAAGAACTCTGAGaacgatttgaaaaagaaatgtctaCAGATTTTATTGCAAGAAACATACCATTAGGAACAGTTAGAAGAATGGTTTTGTAAAATATTGCTTCCACACTTGAATCCATGGGaaagaatataaatatgtatcatTTTGCTCCTACCGATACATTTTACGACGTCGAAGAATTTATCAATAGAGAAATTGATGACGAGCGAGCTGTCACAATTCTAGAAGAAGACCTACTTGcatcaaatttcttaaattcgGAACAAAAGAATGCATATAACTTGATACTACAAACCTTACTGTCAAATGAATCTGATGCATTTTTCATTGACGGTCCTGCTGGTACtggtaaaactttttttatacaAAGCGCTTCTAGCTACAATCAGATCAAAAAATATGATAGCACTTGCAGTCGCATCATCAGGCGTTGCTGCATCAATCTTACCTGGAGGACGAACAGCAGACTCAAGATTTAAGATTCCACTAAATGCAGATAAAGATAGCACTTGTAatgtaaccaaacaaggaagTCTTGCTAAATTGTTACGTCTTACaaagttaattatatgggatgaggcACCTATGTCTACAAAATATTCCATAGAagcattggataaaatgttacgagACATAAACGATATAAATCTCCCTTTTGGTGGCAAAGTTATTGTTCTTGGTGGAGACTTTCGACAAATACTGCCTGTGATTCATAAGAgtacaaaagaacaacaaatcgATGCAAGTTTGGCTTCTTCTTACATATGGTcaatcttgaaaaaaatcaaattaacagaaaatatGAGAGTTAGATTAGATCTTGATTTCTCACAATATCTAATTGAAGTTGGCAATGGTAATGCTCCAATAacaattgatgaaaatatcaaaattccaCAACAAATGATTGTCCCTTATAACAACGAAGTtgaatctctaaattttttgttAGATGTTGTCTATGGGAATATGTCAaactattcaaacaatttaacaGAGATGGCAAATCGGGCTGTGTTAACTCCAAAAAATCGATCAGTTGACGAAATAAATGCTATTCTCATTGATAGATTCCCTGGCGATATAATAcgatattatagttttgacgAGACAGTCGATGCATCTGAACAGGGAATTATGGAAGATTTCTTAAATACATTAACACCGAATGGATTACCACCACATGAATtattacttaagaaaaactgtcctattatgttaattagaaatattaatccTTCAGAGGGTTTATGCAATAGAACACGGTTGACATGTTGTAATTTTAGTCGCAATATGATTGATGCACAAATTTCGTCTGGCCACTACAGTGGTAAAAGAGTTTTTATACCTATAATTCCATTTTTACCAGAAACAAATGAAACTATTGGCTTCCCAtttaaaagaacacaatttcctattagattgagttttgcaatgacaataaataaatcacaatGACAAACGTTAAATTTTGTTGGAATATATTTACCGGAacctgttttctcacatggACAATTGTATGTTGCACTATCTAGAGCTAGAACTTCTGATTCAGTAAAATTGCTTATAAGACCAACATCAAGTACTATTTGtgaaatagattatacaaaaaatattgtatatagaaatttcttgaaattaacaaattcatTGTGATATAATGTAAGTGTTTAGATTCTTTTAATGtcgttattatttataaacttgctaatttaatttattgatattatatattttatgtaatgtattaaCATTTCTCAATTTTGTCTACTTTATTTGCAGTAAACATGCGGACTATCTATAGATCTATTAAAGATATCACTCAAAATACcagaaattggaaaataaaaatgattgttgcTGAAAAGTCACCAAAACGTGTGGCTCAAAATTCACCTACAAAGAATCAGAATTTGGTACTCATGGATGTTGAggtatgaaaaaaatctatttcattacttatcattgttttatttgagatttaagattaaacaaataaatttatttttatatttttatagggaAATCGTGTACAAGCAGTCATTTTCGGGAAAGACATTGACCTACGTGATGACACGCTCAATGTATATCAATCATACTACATTGCTAATGCTTTCGTCAAACCACTGGATGCAAGACATAGAAGGGAGGCATATGAGCTTCAGTGGATAATTAATTCCCGAACCATTGTCGAAAATATTGAATACGACGAATCGCCGCTTAAACCAccagattataatattattccttTCAATCAACTTGATATCTACAAAGATACAGATGCAGAAGTAGGTACGTATTATATAAAtctgttaatatttttatatgtttctcttgttacaaaataataataataaatttataaattagatatcCTGGCAATAGCAATGAGCACGAATGCACCAAGACAGGTTAACACAAGCCATGGCAAATCATTGGTGCAAGACATATATGTGATCGATTCAAGGTatgaatatatatctttttatattgataaaaatatttctacttTAATaccttagaatatttttattattgtgaatctaacattatttttaacttttatagtGTAAAGGTTCTACGTTTGGCAATGTGGAACAGATTTGTTCACGATGAATGCTCTGAAATTTGTAACATTATTATGGAAAAGCCAATTGTCCTTGGAACAAAAATCAGAGTCTCTTCGTATAACGGTATTTTTCCTTACTATTAACAtccttattaattatttatcttgcatttatatatttatttatatatgtttgtaatGTAGGCTTATCATTATCGTCGCGACCTACGAGTGTGTTCACCATTGAGCCCTTTCTTGCATCTGCCATTTCATTGCGTGCATGGTAAATTATAtgcctaaattaatttattatacttcTTATTTAAATgcaatatagattttatattaacCTTTATCGATATATTAATATCTTCCAATATATTATCCTATATATTTAGtacatatttgttattatttaaatgttttactctatttatcaatttaattgTCCAGGGCAACAGAAAACAACTCATTACTTGAAGAAACAATTGCCAAAAATTTGGATAGGCCAGGTGCATCAACTCCAGGCAGTTCTACCGATCTATTAGTGAAAATATCAGAAATTGTGGAAGCCTTAGAATCTATTCCAGCAATGATGGTATAATTTACATTTATCGTtttatttgatcaataaaaataatttctatacaattgtttatttttatcatttttggaaatatagaaattaaatgttagtttttatcaaatgaaaataaaagaaaaaaatttgccaTTTTTGCgttatgaatttgaaaaaattcatatGTTTTGACTAAAATTATTGGTTATTCATTATCTtcaattaatatgatattattacatgtttattgagacatttaattgctaatttttttGCAGCGATCAACATTTATGGTTAGAgggaaatttacaatatctgatctgcatcaaccatttttttacttatcatgtgCAAAGTGCAGTAAAACCACTGGATACGAGAAAGATGAAGAGTTCTTATGCTATAATTGCAAAGAACTAACAACCGCACAGCCAAGGTAAATATTTAtcgtg harbors:
- the LOC121249265 gene encoding replication protein A 70 kDa DNA-binding subunit B-like, giving the protein MGKNINMYHFAPTDTFYDVEEFINREIDDERAVTILEEDLLASNFLNSEQKNAYNLILQTLLSNESDAFFIDGPAGTVNMRTIYRSIKDITQNTRNWKIKMIVAEKSPKRVAQNSPTKNQNLVLMDVEGNRVQAVIFGKDIDLRDDTLNVYQSYYIANAFVKPLDARHRREAYELQWIINSRTIVENIEYDESPLKPPDYNIIPFNQLDIYKDTDAEVDILAIAMSTNAPRQVNTSHGKSLVQDIYVIDSSVKVLRLAMWNRFVHDECSEICNIIMEKPIVLGTKIRVSSYNGLSLSSRPTSVFTIEPFLASAISLRAWATENNSLLEETIAKNLDRPGASTPGSSTDLLVKISEIVEALESIPAMMV